Below is a window of Naumovozyma castellii chromosome 9, complete genome DNA.
CTGCAGGTCCTTGGGGAAGGTCTCCCCGTAGCCTGGACGGTGGAACGAGGACAGGTACGGACGGCGGTGGTACCTGGACCTGACCTCGGAGTAGATGGTGGAGAAGTAGGAGTAGATGTCCTCTGCAAACTGGGCCTTGTACTGCTGGAAGCCGGCCAAGACGGACAGATCGTTCTCGGTGAACACGATCTCACCCACATTCATCTCCTGTTCAAAGAAGGACGAGTCCTTGGAGTGCACAATGTCCCTGTCGACCGTGACGTCGGCGAGCAGGTACTGCGTGGAGTGGGTCTCGTCCCTGAGATAGAGGTACTTGGTGGGCTTGTCCTTGTAGACCACGGGGATGACGGTGTACTCCTGGGAGCAGCGTCTGTGTCTGTCTGGGGTCTTGCTGTTGACAATGCGGAAGCCGTCTGGGGTGGTGTAGAAGAGCCTCTTGGAGGTGGTGCAGACGGAGAAGAGACGTGGGGAGCGTGGGGACGGGACAAGGTCGGAGCCGGGGAAGGCGGTGTGGTACTCGGTCCAGGTCCACCAGGGCGTAGTTGGCCAGGCTTGGTGCGCTCCTCCAGCAGGAACAGCTTGCTCTTGGGGTGGAACTTCTTGACTAACCTTGCGGACAGAAGCACCCTCCTTTTCAATAGCTAACACGACAAATCCATCGACAACGCTGACGTTATCTGAAATGTAAAAcatggtggtggtggatttGCGAATGGTTGTTTGGTGGGATGGGGAGGGGACAGAGTGTGGTTTAAGGGAATGAAATTTGGCCCAGttatatattctgtttTCATCGTTGTCCCAGAAAAGCAGACGCCATCGCCAGAGAAAAAGCAACGCCAAACACGTCCACAGGGGAACGCGGCCACGGtccaaagaggaaagaacaCGAGCTGACGCGTTGGTGCAGTTACGACATGCATGAAAAAGGAAGGTAATATGCTTTTCGTGCTTGAATGTTCAAAACTGAGTGAGCCAGGCTCCTGTGCAAGGTGACAGCTGTGTAAGACTAGAAATACACTGTGACACCGACCATATCTCGACAACTAGCACTCCAACTGACCTTAAACTACAAACTTACACTCTTATACACGCTATCTAAACATATACACACTAACATCTTTACTTTGGCTGTCCCTGCGCTACTTACCCACTGGCTGTGGGTGCTGGGTTTCCGTCTACCTACCGTCGCCCAAGTCACCTCCGCCGCACAGGCCGACCTCCAGACTTGAAAATCCGAGTGGTGGATGTTTTTTCCCACTCCCTCCGAGGCGCCCGACCACCTGCTGTTTTCTCAGAAAGTTCGCGGGGGAGTGCCCGTACGGTGGCCGAAGTCAGTCGAGTGTTTTTCGCCTATCAGCGAGGCGCACCTCAGGATTACCTTTTTTCGGCCGGGCGTCCAATCCTTTTTTTGTTCGAGCTATCATAATAGTGTAAAAcatggtggtggtggatttGCGAATGGTTGTTTGGTGGGATGGGGAGGGGACAGAGTGTGGTTTAAGGGAATGAAATTTGGCCCAGttatatattctgtttTTCATCGTTTGTCCCAGAAAAGCGGACGCCATCGCCAGAGAAAAAACAACGCCAAACACGTCCACAGGGGAACGCGGCCACGGcccaaagaggaaagaacaCGAGCTGACGCGTTGGTGCAGTTACGACATGCATGAAAAAGGAAGGTAATATGCTTTTCGTGCTTGAATGTTCAAAACTGAGTGAGCCAGGCTCCTGTGCAAGGTGACAGCTGTGTAAGACTAGAAATACACTGTGACACCGACCATATCTCGACAACTAGCACTCCAACTGACCTTAAACTACAAACTTACACTCTTATACACGCTATCTAAACATATACACACTAACATCTTTACTTTGGCTGTCCCTGCGCTACTTACCCACTGGCTGTGGGTGCTGGGTTTCCGTCTACCTACCGTCGCCCAAGTCACCTCCGCCGCACAGGCCGACCTCCAGACTTGAAAATCCGAGTGGTGGATGTTTTTTCCCACTCCCTCCGAGGCGCCCGACCACCTGCTGTTTTCTCAGAAAAGTTCGCGGGGGAGTGCCCATACGGCGGCCGAAGTCAGTCGAGTGTTTTTCACCTATCAGCGAGGCGCACCTCAGGGATGTGGTTTTTCGGCCGGGCGTCCAATCCTTTTTTTGCTCGAGCTATCATAATGGTGTTCATATCATCTCCATCAAGCAAACACTCAAACAATACAAATACAAACAAAATGCCCACTATAGCTGTTTTAACATATGACGCCAACACTGACGACGTCGCCAACGTTAAAATGGAAGACCTTCAAGATTTCTTTTCTGACCAAAGTTTTGTTGGGGTTATTTATCTCGAACATTTTCccaagaacaaattgacCTGATCCAAAAACTCATTCCACCAGCAGGATATGCCACCACCGTTATCAAAGAGGAAAGGGCATACCTGTTTTTTTTCTTACAACGTATTGGCCGATACATACTAAAGTTTAAAACAAAAGGCCGGAACGACGAGGTGATTGGGTTTGTTGTCGTTGggaataaatattttatcctTTGTTTTGATATATTTGGTATTGATTTTAGAAGTCACTTCAGTGGATCTTTGAAAGGTACTAGTTCAATAGGTGGTTTTATTCCGCAGTTAATCGAGGTAATAATTACCAGGAGAACTCAAAGGGAAACATTtctacaaaatattcatcataaggaaaagaatcctgatcttgaaaaaatttcaaggGAAATCATTCTTTTTGCCAAAAGTAATTATGAGTTTGTATACTTTCTCAACGAGTTGCGCAAAGAAGGAGTTTTGATTGTGGATTCTGGGATCAATATTTCGAGCTGGCCGAAACGAACAACAATAAGCTGCTAGATTTATATGAANNNNNNNNNNNNNNNNNNNNAATCTAGCAGCTTATTGTTGTTCGTTTCAGCCAGGTCTGGACAATGCATGCTTGGATACTCTCGGAGTTTTTATGCTCTTTTTCGGAACTGCCGCCTTAGGTAGCGTTTTCGGTGGACCACtacttttttcaaagataatAGAAATATGGGGCTGAAGCTACTTGGTTTATACCATATAGTTCTATATGACATTTATAATTcgtttcatttttcaatgccTCTAGTGCAATATAGCGatttcaacaaatattcACTTGAACTCTCCAACGTAATATTGAACGATCTTTCTAAAAATAATTAGTGTTTGTTGGACGTTTTTATAGCTCCTATTTCTGTCTAGTTACTCTTAGACATTTTTTACTGACTTTGTTTTCTCAGTCTTTTATAATTTCCCTTTTTCTTGATTCTAAGCGATTGAAAGATCAATTCTGACATAGTATTTCACTATTTGGATATTTAATTTACTACGAATTGAGCTTACCaacattcaaatattatgatgaaaataatgactTTCTTAATACCTCCTTATCCAACTGCACTTTCTTCTAGGAGTACAATAACTTCCGAAAGTACCtatatcatcttcaaactTAAAAACTTATCAGCTGGCAATATAAAATCATATTTGTCAAAAAATGCTCTTCTCCAGTGTTCTTTTCTGAACTTTATTTTGTTAGGCAGAATTTTGTTGTGTACTTCGGTATCCTAATAGGGCAAAACacttcaaaaatattgaacCTACAAATGCATATTTCCATAGTTCACGTTTACCTATATACATAGCAATGGACATAAGCTGCCATAGAACTGACAACTCAGCAGCAATTAAAACCCTGTCTCTATTTATTATTGCTCTACCTAATATATCTTTGAACATTAAACTTCCAGAACGTAACGACAATAATCCCAAAAGGAAGAGGTCACACACTGTTGCGAGCATAAAAATGTGGTGGCAGCCAAAAATCATGGGgaaataatataaatattctgTAAAAAACGGTAGGTTCCAGCAAGTCATGAATTGCATACAATTATTAGTTAAGCATTAGAAGTCCTCTTTAACTGCTGCAGCTACCAATAAAGTATGTCTCAAGGTGAGTTTGCTGAAAATTGTAATTCCTCCTAGAACTAGGATATCCCGAAAAAATCTTGACAGTTTAGTTTTTGCGGTTTAGCAAATTGTAATTCCTACTTGCCGCCCATGGGATTCGAACAGGTAGCAATTATGTGGACACAATGATATTACCACCATTGGAAGGCTGAATAAAGTTATAGTGGTTACCTATCAATTGTTATTGCATTGTCATTATCAGAATTTACCGTAGAGTAACATAGTtggaaatgaaatttttgtaGTTAATATTGAAGACTTGAAAGAGTTTTTTCTGGAATTTCCGGTTTTTGTATAATAAAGGTTACCAATATATagtattttcattaaacaAGTATGATTAGTACATGACCACTTGTTGTGGCTATATCCCtgcaaataataatagtttaCCAGtgctttattattttaaaatacAGTTTTAATAGTATATTATCACATAATAGCATCATTTAACATGCTCGTTTTGTATTGGTATTCCATCATAATATATTATGGATCATCGGCATTATATGATtgttcaaaaatataagcCCATCCAAATCTTCATATACTGAACCATGTCCATCTATTCCCTCAGAGGCTATATCTTCCAAGCCTTTGATGACACCCAACTGTAACCATATTCTCCTAGAATTTGGTTTGTTGTTCTTTCTCGCGGAAAGTCAAGAAAGAAAGCGCTGACTTCGATACGCTTAACgataaaattatattaatattttcttcatataCATACTGTCTATTAAACTCTTAAATGAACTATATCCAAAACCAAGTTGACTAGTTGACTTCCTTGGACTTTTTGAACTTCCCAACACAAGCTTTGAACCAGTCAGCGATTGGGTCCTCATCTTTAGTGGTATACTCACCCTCAGGAATTTCTCCATCATGTGCAACTTTGTCGGTCAACTTTGCATCTCTCAAGCAGAGAGAAAACATTAGTAAAGGAGCACAAAACACCAATGCGACTAcagtttccaatttctGGACGTATTTGTACGCCTCCACCACGGCCTCTCTCTCCGAAGTTCCCCAAGTGTAAGTAGTAATGAACGTGTATGGAGAAGCATATGCTGCGGTGGCCATAGACACATTACCACCAAGACGCTTGAGGATCTCTGGATAAAGCTTCTGGGTCCATATACAACCGCTAATTGCCGAGCCAACAGCACTGCCTATGCGATATACAGTATACGTGAGCGCTGTAACCGTTGCCATGTGCTCGTGGGAGGTAGCTGCTTGACAACTGACTGTCACCGGGTATGTGAACATGACCGTACCCAGCCCCTACACACAGAGGGCGCCAATGATACCGCTATGAGATTGTTCTCCACCTCTGAAGTTGTATAGCAGTCCCATACTCAACATCCATAGGGAACAACCGAAAATAATGAACGGTTTCAACCTGGTGCATCTTGTCATCAGCAGAGCGAAGAATGGAGAAGCTACTGTGGAAACAAAAGAGGACAGTGTTGAAATCCGAGTAGCTGATTTAACAGATTCGTGGACGGCTACAACCATCACAGTGTATAAGTAATCAGCTGCCATGTAAAAAATGAAGTCGATTAGGAAAGAAATACCTAGGGCCGCCCAAACACCACGATCTCTGACCAATTTGTAGGGTATTAGAGGATCTCTGGCCCACTTGTATTCCCAGACACCCAAGATTGGAATCAGCACGAAACCTAACACGAAAGGACCAATAACACGGgaattattccatttaGAATTAGTACCACCGGCTAGTGTTAATGGAACTAGGATACACCCTAAGCAAGctgtaaataataaagtaCCGATGATATCTAGCTTCCAGAACAGTTCTGTCATTGTCTTGTAAAACCCATTGGCTTGATAGAACGACTTTTCACTTCTAAGGGCATGCCATTCCGGAGTCTTGCTTGCTTTCCATTGCATATGTATCATACAACCAATCATAGGGATGCATGCTAACGGGAATATGAAGGCCCACATACCGACGTCCCATGACCAATGCACTAAAGGGTTTGCAGAGCTAGTGACATTACCACTAATCCATGTGTTGATAATGAATGGCCATGTTGGGGCAAACTGGTAAAATAACCTCCactttaatgaagaaaaatcagATAAGATCAGCAGTAAGATTAGAATGATACCAACGTACCCTGcattataaaatatagCCCCCGCAGCATATCTTTGAACGTCATAAGCCTGAGATTGGATAATTGTACCAACAACATAAAGGACAATGGctataatgaataatgttAGTCTCCCAAAGAAATCGGATAATCTAGAGTAAATAATTTGGGAAGCAGCGGAAACCACAGCGTTAATAACGTTAACTGTGGATAACAAAGAATGTTCTGCGTAAGAAGATGTAGCGTAACCAGTATAGATGTACCTGATATTACATTCCAAACCATATGCGTATCCACACACGAATgcagaaaataataaaattacaTGGTGGTACCATTTATCATATACAGCAGACATAATTTCTGTTTTTTTTATAACCAAACTCCTTTTAACTGCGAAGTCTGGTACAGAGGATTGAGTGTCATCGTTTTGGCTTTCGATTTCTTTAGTGAAGATGTCGTTTCCCTTGGAAGAAAGATGATTCTTCTCATGTACTTCGGGACTCGATTGAGACGACATGATTGTATGACTATTTGATGGTGCActcttttatttataattatataaatGGTAGGAATAAAGAAGACAAAAATTATTGTGATGAGATGATGCGATGATCATCCTTTTTATATTCTTATACAATGTTTGGCTTCTGACCCACGTACCCGCTTTTTTCAGGGCAGAGCTACAGTTGTTCTTTGAAAACAGGTGCAGTTTTGCAACTTTTCAAGAACTGTCAAGCTACTTTTTCAGTTACCATAGCAACCAGTAGTTGTATGTCGCACTTTTTCTCGGTATTGTTAACACGCCAAGAACATAATTGCACCCACTTTGCAGTGTTCCTCGAGGAAACCAATGGCCACAGATCCGAGATCGATATCCCCATATTGTACGTTAGTAAGAAAAAGTTGTTGGGTGCAGACCATGTAATAAAACGGGAAAgataattattttattaacTACACCCAACCTAATTATCTATGAACgataaatttcaaatagaAGCACCACtatgaaaatataatatgtTATTTATCGAAGACAAATGAGGGCAGTTGAggtattgaaaaaaataattttctttcccATTTTATTCAATGCCACGCTCAATATGTGTTTTCCTTGTAAGTCTACGGTTCGATAAATATGAAAGAACTgaaattcaattatatGTACAagatataaatatatatatatatatatatacagCCCTGCAAAATTAATACATTCTCATTCTCTTAGTATCTATAAAGTTGAAAGTGCAGTTGTTGGTGGTCGAGAACCACGTTCTGGTCCGTGTTATAAGTGTTAGACTGTATATTgtgatttgaatttatcattgaatattaattaatacGCATTTTACATAAATTATGTATCTACCTGAACAAACctataatttttttgaCCCAGTATCCAAAGTaaagaacaacaaatatCACTAAGATGTCGAACACTAAAAATCTATAACTATAAATGTGCTTGacattcttctttgattcTAATAGAGAgttttcaattaaaattaaattatcaagCTGTCTCATCGTTTCtctttgttcttgtaaCTTCAATTGACAATATTCCATTCGgttttctaattcttccagTTGTTTAATACTTGCCTCAACAGAAGTTCTTAATTCGAATTCGAAAGATGATTCATCGTCTTCATTAAAAGCGGTCTTTATCTTcgataaatatttctcatTTATCACATCATACAGTTCATCAATTCtatttttcatattttgtaaatggAATGTTAAGTTGTCAAATTTACTTAACGTCCCATGTAGATCAGCTTCATCTTTGATAACAAATGTTTGGAGATTCTGTTTCAATAGCCTTTCAAATTCAGCTAAAGTATTGCAAATATGAGTTTGATAGTAATTTAGTTCATTACAGTTTATATTAAGTGTGGTAGTGGCCCttaattcatcattggTGATCAAATCTTCGGGGGCAGATGATGTCGCCTTGGGTGATATGGCCAACGAGGTCTTCTTACCCATTATTGGTAATGGAATTGGGCTTGTTTCATAAGATGAAGCTGAGGATGAAGTcgaagaaaatgaagacCTAGTAGAGGAGGAACTATATATGGACAGAGAAGATGAAGTAACTGGTAACTTTGACGGTGATATAGATGATAGTACAGTAGATGTGGAGGATGGAAACGAGGAAGAATTCGATCTAGATTTCGAAATAGGCTGTGATGGCGTATCTAAATCGTGAAATAATATATCCGACAATGATTGATCAGTGAAAAGATTCATCTGCTCCtgattgttattattagatttgGTCGCAATGGACCATCCTGTTTCCCCGAGGTTATCCTCAGAAATTGTAGGTGATTTGCCTGGGCCATTCCTGCAATTTAAGAACTCATTCACTAATCTTTTTTTATCTGATGCTAGATTTGTTGAATGATTATTAGAGTTGgatcttttatttttaagTTGTTTCCCTGAATTTTGGACTTGAGAGAACCCAAGTGGGCCACTAGCTCCAAAGGATGACGTTCGCCTCTTATATGGAGAAGTATTTCTACTGGAATAAATGGATGATTGTCGTCTGCTCCGTAGGCATTTCTCTCCTCCATCTAAATAGTTGCCTTTTGCATTTGTTAAAGTAGGTTCCTTTGAGAGAGCATCATTAAATATACAATCACTAAAAGTACCTAATGATGCTGCAGAATAATCAGGAAGAGGTTGTGATTCTAAgtgttttcttcttgaactAGTCTTGAAAGATAAACCTTCTTCAGAATTGTGCCTTtgtgaaaaatatgaagcTAATCCTATTCTCGATGGTTCAGATTCAAGAATCGGTTCGTCATTAATAGATAAAATTGGtaattttatattattttgagATTTTGTTGGTGCTAAATGTCTCGTCTTAGAAGCAGcacttttccttttcaaattgttaGAGAATAAATCAGCCTCATGCGATTTATCAATCTTTTTTTGCAACTTATTCGGGAATGAAGAGGGTAGGAGGGTAGTTCTGGTGCCTGGATTTTCTATTCTATCAATCagaaaattcattgattgCTAATGATGGATAAAGATGTTGGTGTCTTTCAGAATATTAGTGGAGATGTCGATATAGGAAAAGGTGTCAAATGTCTTCAGATGGGTATTGTTCGAAGATTATTTTTCA
It encodes the following:
- the NCAS0I00110 gene encoding uncharacterized protein, producing the protein MSSQSSPEVHEKNHLSSKGNDIFTKEIESQNDDTQSSVPDFAVKRSLVIKKTEIMSAVYDKWYHHVILLFSAFVCGYAYGLECNIRYIYTGYATSSYAEHSLLSTVNVINAVVSAASQIIYSRLSDFFGRLTLFIIAIVLYVVGTIIQSQAYDVQRYAAGAIFYNAGYVGIILILLLILSDFSSLKWRLFYQFAPTWPFIINTWISGNVTSSANPLVHWSWDVGMWAFIFPLACIPMIGCMIHMQWKASKTPEWHALRSEKSFYQANGFYKTMTELFWKLDIIGTLLFTACLGCILVPLTLAGGTNSKWNNSRVIGPFVLGFVLIPILGVWEYKWARDPLIPYKLVRDRGVWAALGISFLIDFIFYMAADYLYTVMVVAVHESVKSATRISTLSSFVSTVASPFFALLMTRCTRLKPFIIFGCSLWMLSMGLLYNFRGGEQSHSGIIGALCV
- the FRT1 gene encoding Frt1p (ancestral locus Anc_7.69); translation: MNFLIDRIENPGTRTTLLPSSFPNKLQKKIDKSHEADLFSNNLKRKSAASKTRHLAPTKSQNNIKLPILSINDEPILESEPSRIGLASYFSQRHNSEEGLSFKTSSRRKHLESQPLPDYSAASLGTFSDCIFNDALSKEPTLTNAKGNYLDGGEKCLRSRRQSSIYSSRNTSPYKRRTSSFGASGPLGFSQVQNSGKQLKNKRSNSNNHSTNLASDKKRLVNEFLNCRNGPGKSPTISEDNLGETGWSIATKSNNNNQEQMNLFTDQSLSDILFHDLDTPSQPISKSRSNSSSFPSSTSTVLSSISPSKLPVTSSSLSIYSSSSTRSSFSSTSSSASSYETSPIPLPIMGKKTSLAISPKATSSAPEDLITNDELRATTTLNINCNELNYYQTHICNTLAEFERLLKQNLQTFVIKDEADLHGTLSKFDNLTFHLQNMKNRIDELYDVINEKYLSKIKTAFNEDDESSFEFELRTSVEASIKQLEELENRMEYCQLKLQEQRETMRQLDNLILIENSLLESKKNVKHIYSYRFLVFDILVIFVVLYFGYWVKKIIGLFR
- the NCAS0I00100 gene encoding uncharacterized protein; this translates as MFTYPVTVSCQAATSHEHMATVTALTYTVYRIGSAVGSAISGCIWTQKLYPEILKRLGGNVSMATAAYASPYTFITTYTWGTSEREAVVEAYKYVQKLETVVALVFCAPLLMFSLCLRDAKLTDKVAHDGEIPEGEYTTKDEDPIADWFKACVGKFKKSKEVN